A stretch of the Medicago truncatula cultivar Jemalong A17 chromosome 5, MtrunA17r5.0-ANR, whole genome shotgun sequence genome encodes the following:
- the LOC11412360 gene encoding uncharacterized protein, whose protein sequence is MDCLTELGKEAVTKLGQLVVELSMKHFKYLTQHKKITINLEEELKNLKMMKQALQTKVDNERRKGHEIEPIVQKWLSDVTIIENEWQKWISNENNVNKKKKCFGGQCSDIAFNYSLGKQATKRIEYITSLKEEKNKFKDISYPKASLTLGSTFTKDVKSLLSREKIITEVIEKLKDDQVKMISICGMGGVGKTTLVKEVIKTIEKNNLFDEVVMAVVSQDVNYEKIQIQIADTLGMEFKKDSLLGRAMELLERLSKGKRVLIVLDDVWDILDFERIGLQERDKYCKILFTSRDQKVCQNMGCRVNFQVPVLSEDEAWSLFQEMAGDVVNKHDINPIAREVAKACGGLPLAIVTVGRALSIEGKSAWEDTLKQLRNFQSSSSSDVEKFVHPRIELSLKFLGNKEYKLFLMLCGLFPEDFDIPIECLLHHAVGLGMFKHITASWEARDQVHTLVDNLKRKFLLLESNVRGCVKMHDIVRNVVISFLFKSEEHKFMVQYNFKSLKEEKLNDIKAISLILDDSNKLESGLECPTLKLFQVRSKSKEPISWPELFFQGMCALKVLSMQNLCIPKLSSLSQAPFNLHTLKVEHCDVGDISIIGKKLLLLEVLSLSHSNVKELPIEIGDLGSLRLLDLTGCNDLNFISDNVLIRLFRLEELYFRMYNFPWNKNEVAINELKKISHQLKVVEMKFRGTEILLKDLVFNNLQKFWVYVDRYSNFQRSSYLESNLLQVSSIGYQYINSILMISQVIKKCEILAIKKVKDLKNIISHLLSDYSIPYLKDLRVVSCPNLEYLIDCTVHCNGFPQIQSLSLKKLENFKQICYSSDHHEVKRLMNEFSYLVKMELTGLPSFIGFDNAIEFNELNEEFSVGKLFPSDWMKKFPKLETILLKNCISLNVVFDLNGDLNSSGQALDFLFPQLTKIEISNLKNLSYVWGIVPNPVQGFQNLRFLTISNCKSLTHVFTSVIVRAVTNLERLEVSSCKLIENIVTSNRCEEEYDNKGHVKTIGFNKLCYLSLSRLPKLVSICSELLWLEYPSLKQFDVVHCPMLEISFLPTHIGAKRDNLDVTYSANSKDVSFHSLKENNSRSSNRSVSCIPFIPKFIQQGTTSKRNSKEALVTRATREKGEDMIHSFPLLESLHLIYLPNLVRLCSFGTYESWDKQQFMNGGFVEDHVSSRCHPLIDDALFPNLTSLLIETCNKVNILFSHSIMCSLEHLQKLEVRQCENMEEIISNQEEIDATNNKIMLPALQHLLLKKLPSLKAFFQGHHNLDFPSLEKVDIEDCPNMELFSRGDSYTPNLEDLTIKIESLSSNYMQKEDINSVIRGFKSFVASQGFVMLNWTKLHNEGYLIKNSKTNIKAFHKLSVLVPYNEIQMLQNVKELTVSNCDSLNEVFGSGGGADAKKIDHISTTHYQLQNMKLDNLPKLSCIWKHNIMAVASFQKITNIDVLHCHNLKSLLSHSMARSLVQLKKLTVGYCDMMEEIITKDDRNSEGRNKVKILFPKLEELILGPLPNLECVCSGDYDYDVPMCDVVEDKEINNNKIQISFPELKKLIFYHVPKLKCFCLGAYDYNIMTSSTEECPNMATFPYGNVIVRAPNLHIVMWDWSKIVRTLEDLNLTIYYFQNSKKYKAEIQKLETFRDINEELVAYIRRVTKIDIKKCHKLLSCIPANKMHLFSHMQILNVRECGGLEEIFESNDRSMKYDELLSIYLFSLPKLKHIWKNHVQILRFQELMEIYIEKCDELSCVFWDVSMTTSLPNLLYLSVCDCGKMQEIIGNSSNSNPINCVIEQQQRAKIIFPKLFEIRLQKLPNLKCFSQSSFPSYVELPSCYLIIIEDCHEMKTFWFNGTLYTPNLWSLFVENTKFDIDEDVNEAILQHNKCFER, encoded by the exons ATGGATTGCCTTACTGAATTGGGAAAAGAAGCTGTCACAAAATTGGGACAATTGGTTGTGGAGTTATCCATGAAgcattttaaatatttgacacaacacaaaaaaattacaatcaatCTGGAGGAGGAgctcaagaacttaaaaatgatgaaACAAGCATTGCAAACAAAGGTGGACAATGAAAGAAGGAAGGGACATGAAATTGAACCCATCGTGCAAAAATGGCTATCTGATGTGACAATTATTGAAAATGAGTGGCAAAAATGGATCTCTAATGAAAATAATGTtaacaagaagaagaaatgttTTGGTGGACAATGTTCAGATATAGCATTTAATTACTCATTGGGAAAGCAAGCAACTAAAAGGATAGAATATATTACAAGCCTGAAGgaggaaaaaaacaaatttaaagatATATCTTACCCTAAAGCTTCATTAACACTTGGATCTACCTTCACAAAAGATGTCAAGAGCCTATTGTctagagaaaaaattataacagaGGTCATAGAGAAGCTCAAGGATGATCAAGTCAAAATGATTAGCATTTGTGGGATGGGCGGAGTAGGAAAAACCACACTGGTGAAAGAAGTcatcaaaacaatagaaaaaaacAATCTATTTGATGAAGTTGTGATGGCAGTGGTTTCTCAAGATGTAAATTATGAGAAGATCCAAATTCAAATTGCTGATACTTTGGGCATGGAATTTAAAAAGGACAGCTTGCTAGGAAGAGCAATGGAACTACTTGAGAGACTGAGTAAAGGTAAAAGAGTCTTAATAGTTCTAGACGATGTGTGGGATATTCTTGATTTTGAGCGTATTGGACTTCAAGAACGTGATAAATATTGCAAAATATTGTTCACATCACGGGATCAAAAAGTGTGCCAAAATATGGGATGCAGAGTGAATTTTCAAGTCCCTGTATTGTCGGAGGATGAAGCTTGGAGCCTATTTCAAGAAATGGCAGGAGATGTTGTAAACAAACATGATATCAATCCAATAGCAAGAGAGGTTGCAAAGGCATGTGGTGGCTTGCCCCTTGCAATTGTGACAGTTGGAAGAGCACTAAGCATTGAAGGGAAGTCTGCATGGGAAGACACACTTAAACAATTAAGAAATTTTCAATCATCTTCCTCGTCAGATGTTGAAAAATTTGTCCACCCTCGCATTGAGCTTAGTTTAAAGTTTTTGGGAAACAAAGAATACAAGCTATTCCTTATGCTTTGTGGATTGTTTCCTGAAGACTTTGATATTCCTATTGAATGTTTGTTGCATCATGCAGTGGGTTTGGGAATGTTCAAACACATTACTGCATCATGGGAAGCAAGAGACCAAGTGCATACATTGGTAGATAATCTAAAGAGAAAGTTTTTGTTGCTGGAAAGTAATGTGCGAGGATGTGTAAAGATGCATGATATTGTGCGAAATGTTgttatatcatttttatttaaaagtgaagAACATAAATTTATGGTGCAATACAACTTTAAGAGTttaaaagaagagaaattgaATGACATCAAAGCAATATCACTTATCTTGGATGATTCAAACAAGTTAGAAAGTGGCTTAGAGTGTCCGACACTTAAACTTTTTCAAGTAAGGTCAAAAAGCAAGGAACCAATCTCTTGGCCCGAACTTTTCTTCCAAGGAATGTGTGCTCTTAAAGTTTTATCTATGCAAAATTTGTGCATTCCTAAACTCTCGTCTCTATCCCAAGCCCCATTCAATCTCCACACATTGAAAGTAGAACATTGTGATGTTGGAGATATATCTATAATTGGTAAGAAACTTTTACTTCTAGAAGTCCTAAGTTTGTCACATTCCAATGTTAAAGAACTCCCAATTGAAATAGGAGATTTGGGCAGTCTAAGATTATTGGATTTGACAGGTTGCAATGATCTGAATTTCATTTCTGATAATGTCTTGATTAGACTGTTTCGGTTGGAAGAACTTTACTTTAGGATGTACAATTTTCCTTGGAATAAAAATGAAGTTGCGATCAACGAGCTGAAAAAGATATCTCATCAGCTAAAGGTTGTTGAGATGAAATTTAGAGGTACTGAAATTTTACTCAAGGATTTGGTCTTCAACAACTTACAGAAGTTTTGGGTTTATGTGGATCGATACTCTAATTTTCAAAGATCTTCATATTTGGAGTCAAATTTATTGCAAGTTAGTTCTATAGgttatcaatatataaatagCATATTGATGATCTCACAAGTGATTAAGAAATGTGAAATCCttgcaataaaaaaagtgaaagacttgaaaaatattataagcCACTTATTAAGTGATTACTCAATTCCATACTTGAAAGATTTAAGGGTTGTCTCATGCCCTAATTTGGAGTATCTCATAGATTGCACTGTTCATTGCAATGGCTTCCCACAAATTCAGTCATTGTCTTTAAAAAAACTTGAGAATTTCAAACAGATATGCTACTCCTCTGATCACCATGAAGTCAAAAGATTGATGAATGAGTTCTCATATTTGGTGAAAATGGAATTAACAGGTCTCCCAAGCTTTATTGGCTTTGACAATGCAATTGAATTTAATGAGCTCAATGAa GAATTTAGTGTTGGCAAATTGTTTCCATCTGATTGGATGAAAAAGTTTCCAAAGTTGGaaacaatattattaaaaaattgcatttcCTTAAATGTGGTGTTTGATTTGAATGGAGACTTGAATTCTAGTGGGCAAGCATTAGATTTTCTGTTTCCTCAACTAACAAAAATTGAGATATCCAACCTAAAAAATCTATCATACGTGTGGGGCATTGTTCCAAACCCTGTCCAAGGCTTTCAAAATTTGAGATTCCTGACAATCTCAAATTGCAAATCTTTAACACATGTATTTACTTCTGTTATTGTAAGAGCAGTCACAAATCTTGAGAGATTGGAAGTAAGTTCTTGTAAGTTGATTGAGAATATAGTGACCTCAAATAGATGTGAAGAAGAGTATGACAATAAAGGACATGTGAAAACTATTGGTTTCAATAAACTTTGTTATTTATCACTTTCAAGACTTCCAAAGCTTGTGAGTATTTGTTCAGAATTACTTTGGTTAGAATATCCATCCTTGAAGCAATTTGATGTTGTGCATTGTCCTATGTTGGAGATCTCTTTCTTACCAACACATATTGGTGCTAAACGAGACAACCTCGATGTCACGTATTCTGCAAACTCAAAAGATGTTAGTTTTCAcagtttaaaagaaaacaattcaaGGTCTTCTAATCGGTCTGTTAGCTGTATTCCATTTATAcccaaatttattcaacaaggAACCACAAGTAAGAGAAATAGTAAG GAAGCATTGGTCACACGAGCTACAAGAGAAAAGGGGGAAGACATGATACACTCTTTTCCTTTACTAGAATCTCTTCACTTAATATATCTGCCAAATCTTGTGAGACTTTGCTCTTTTGGAACATACGAATCTTGGGATAAACAACAATTCATG AATGGTGGATTTGTGGAAGATCATGTAAGCTCAAGATGTCACCCACTCATAGATGATGCCTTGTTTCCAAACTTAACTTCTTTGCTCATAGAAACATGTAACAAAGTCAACATATTGTTCTCTCATTCAATCATGTGTAGTCTTGAGCATCTTCAAAAGCTCGAAGTACGACAATGTGAAAACATGGAGGAAATAATATCTAATCAAGAAGAAATAGATGcaactaataataaaattatgctCCCTGCATTGCAACATCTACTTCTTAAAAAGTTACCCAGCCTTAAGGCCTTTTTCCAAGGTCACCATAATCTTGATTTTCCATCATTGGAAAAAGTGGATATTGAAGATTGTCCCAATATGGAATTGTTTTCAAGAGGTGATTCTTATACACCTAATCTTGAGGATCTCACCATAAAGATTGAATCACTCAGCAGCAATTATATGCAGAAGGAAGACATAAACTCCGTAATACGGGGGTTCAAATCATTT GTAGCGTCACAAGGATTCGTGATGTTGAACTGGACCAAACTACATAATGAAGGATATTTGATTAAGAACTCTAAAACAAACATCAAAGCATTTCATAAATTGTCGGTGCTTGTGCCGTACAATGAGATACAAATGCTTCAAAATGTGAAGGAACTGACCGTAAGTAATTGTGATTCACTAAATGAGGTGTTTGGATCAGGAGGAGGAGCAGATGCAAAAAAGATAGATCACATTTCCACCACACACTATCAGCTGCAAAATATGAAATTGGATAATTTACCCAAACTGAGTTGCATATGGAAACACAATATTATGGCGGTTGCAAGCTTCCAGAAGATAACAAATATTGATGTTTTACATTGCCATAATTTGAAGAGTTTGCTTTCCCATTCAATGGCAAGAAGCCTTGTTCAACTTAAAAAACTAACAGTTGGTTATTGTGACATGATGGAAGAGATAATTACAAAGGACGACCGGAATAGTGAAGGACGAAACAAAGTCAAGATTTTATTTCCTAAATTGGAGGAATTGATCCTTGGTCCCCTTCCTAACTTGGAATGTGTTTGTTCGGGAGATTATGACTATGATGTCCCAATGTGCGATGTAGTAGAGGACAAagaaatcaataataataagattcaGATTTCATTTCCAGAATTAAAGAAGTTAATATTTTATCATGTGCCAAAGCTCAAGTGTTTTTGTTTGGGAGCGTACGACTACAATATCATGACGTCGTCAACTGAAGAGTGTCCAAATATGGCAACATTTCCCTATGGAAATGTTATTGTAAGGGCACCCAACCTTCATATTGTTATGTGGGACTGGAGTAAGATTGTGCGTACTCTTGAAGACCTTAATTTgacaatatattattttcaaaattcaaagaaatACAAG GCAGAGAtccaaaaattagagacatttAGAGATATCAATGAAGAGCTTGTTGCCTACATCAGAAGAGTAACAAAGATCGACATTAAAAAGTGTCACAAGCTGTTGAGTTGCATCCCAGCGAACAAGATGCACTTATTCTCACATATGCAGATTCTCAATGTGCGAGAATGTGGGGGCTTAGAAGAGATATTTGAATCAAATGATAGAAGTATGAaatatgatgaattattgtCTATATACTTGTTTTCTCTGCCTAAACTGAAGCACATTTGGAAAAATCATGTTCAGATATTAAGATTTCAGGAATTGATGGAAATATACATTGAAAAGTGTGATGAACTGAGCTGTGTGTTCTGGGATGTTTCCATGACCACGAGCCTTCCAAATTTACTATACCTTTCAGTGTGTGATTGCGGAAAAATGCAGGAGATAATCGGGAATAGTAGTAATTCAAATCCTATTAATTGTGTAATAGAACAGCAACAGAGGGCTAAGATCATATTCccaaaattgtttgaaattagACTACAGAAGCTTCCCAACCTTAAATGTTTCTCTCAGAGCTCTTTCCCTTCCTATGTTGAACTGCCAAGCTGTTATTTAATCATAATTGAAGACTGCCATGAGATGAAGACTTTTTGGTTCAATGGAACCTTGTACACACCAAATCTTTGGTCTTTATTTGTGGAGAATACCAAATTTGACATAGATGAAGATGTGAACGAGGCGATACTACAACACAACAAATGCTTTGAACGTTGA
- the LOC11409647 gene encoding zinc finger MYND domain-containing protein 15 isoform X2 produces the protein MECAAKGSGTRCSAVATTLCARCEAVAYCSLSHRIAHWNHHKHECDRLQQQMESVEELNDFPFTSSHEATFQICAKQETRCSFLTKRGLHRVGIWMLECHCETSSASFDLLRSNNCWNLPSVLCPCRGPDSLVSEQLCSWRDYYNWRGIPLDSPIALLLHWPLTIYHAAQLVGITTLNLDVSDKLYIHYLGPEKELLQLAVFGELLALFPGVHIHIDLVGPAIHSQRDGEKIGISKYPCCNEANCVCKLVTENVSITSALTLQLWRGFYHDRYKDIVKDSFPHLIIAPNGGIAAYSSWLPSIELIGKIDVPAVFTDYCEEACHLAASCIKTVTGRPLRLPGS, from the exons ATGGAGTGCGCGGCGAAGGGAAGCGGAACACGGTGCAGCGCCGTCGCAACGACACTGTGTGCACGATGCGAAGCCGTTGCTTATTGCTCACTCTCTCACCGA ATTGCGCATTGGAATCATCACAAACACGAGTGTGATAGATTACAGCAACAAATGGAGAGTGTAGAAGAACTCAATGATTTTCCTTTCACTTCCTCTCATGAAGCCACATTTCAG ATTTGTGCAAAACAAGAAACTAGGTGTTCATTTTTGACGAAGAGAGGCCTTCATCGAGTGGGAATATGGATGCTTGAATGCCATTGTGAAACATCATCTGCTTCATTTGATCTTTTAAG GTCAAACAATTGCTGGAACCTTCCAAGTGTTTTGTGCCCATGTCGCG GTCCCGACTCTCTGGTATCAGAGCAGTTGTGTAGTTGGAGAGACTACTATAACTGGAGGGGCATCCCACTAGACTCACCTATTGCTTTGCTTCTTCACTGG CCACTTACAATATATCATGCTGCTCAACTTGTTGGAATTACAACCTTGAATCTCGACGTCAGTGATAAGTTGTACATACATTACCTTG GACCTGAGAAGGAGCTGCTACAACTTGCTGTGTTTGGAGAATTACTTGCCCTCTTCCCTGGTGTACATATTCATATAGATCTTGTTGGACCTGCAATTCATTCTCAAAG GGATGGTGAAAAGATCGGCATTTCCAAGTATCCTTGTTGCAATGAAGCCAACTGTGTGTGCAAACTAGTGACTGAAAATGTCAGTATAACCTCTGCATTGACATTGCAGCTTTGGCGAGGATTTTATCATGACAGATACAAAGATATTGTTAAG GATTCCTTTCCTCACCTAATTATTGCTCCAAATGGCGGCATTGCTGCCTATTCCAGTTGGTTACCAAGTATT GAGTTAATTGGAAAGATTGATGTCCCTGCAGTTTTTACTGATTATTGTGAAGAAGCTTGTCATCTTGCAGCAAGTTGCATAAAGACTGTAACTGGACGCCCTCTTAGATTACCT GGTTCTTGA
- the LOC11409647 gene encoding zinc finger MYND domain-containing protein 15 isoform X1 produces the protein MECAAKGSGTRCSAVATTLCARCEAVAYCSLSHRIAHWNHHKHECDRLQQQMESVEELNDFPFTSSHEATFQICAKQETRCSFLTKRGLHRVGIWMLECHCETSSASFDLLRSNNCWNLPSVLCPCRGPDSLVSEQLCSWRDYYNWRGIPLDSPIALLLHWPLTIYHAAQLVGITTLNLDVSDKLYIHYLGPEKELLQLAVFGELLALFPGVHIHIDLVGPAIHSQRDGEKIGISKYPCCNEANCVCKLVTENVSITSALTLQLWRGFYHDRYKDIVKDSFPHLIIAPNGGIAAYSSWLPSIELIGKIDVPAVFTDYCEEACHLAASCIKTVTGRPLRLPVQLNPFRQPIAVEDSVLLLPCYSNCFLFGI, from the exons ATGGAGTGCGCGGCGAAGGGAAGCGGAACACGGTGCAGCGCCGTCGCAACGACACTGTGTGCACGATGCGAAGCCGTTGCTTATTGCTCACTCTCTCACCGA ATTGCGCATTGGAATCATCACAAACACGAGTGTGATAGATTACAGCAACAAATGGAGAGTGTAGAAGAACTCAATGATTTTCCTTTCACTTCCTCTCATGAAGCCACATTTCAG ATTTGTGCAAAACAAGAAACTAGGTGTTCATTTTTGACGAAGAGAGGCCTTCATCGAGTGGGAATATGGATGCTTGAATGCCATTGTGAAACATCATCTGCTTCATTTGATCTTTTAAG GTCAAACAATTGCTGGAACCTTCCAAGTGTTTTGTGCCCATGTCGCG GTCCCGACTCTCTGGTATCAGAGCAGTTGTGTAGTTGGAGAGACTACTATAACTGGAGGGGCATCCCACTAGACTCACCTATTGCTTTGCTTCTTCACTGG CCACTTACAATATATCATGCTGCTCAACTTGTTGGAATTACAACCTTGAATCTCGACGTCAGTGATAAGTTGTACATACATTACCTTG GACCTGAGAAGGAGCTGCTACAACTTGCTGTGTTTGGAGAATTACTTGCCCTCTTCCCTGGTGTACATATTCATATAGATCTTGTTGGACCTGCAATTCATTCTCAAAG GGATGGTGAAAAGATCGGCATTTCCAAGTATCCTTGTTGCAATGAAGCCAACTGTGTGTGCAAACTAGTGACTGAAAATGTCAGTATAACCTCTGCATTGACATTGCAGCTTTGGCGAGGATTTTATCATGACAGATACAAAGATATTGTTAAG GATTCCTTTCCTCACCTAATTATTGCTCCAAATGGCGGCATTGCTGCCTATTCCAGTTGGTTACCAAGTATT GAGTTAATTGGAAAGATTGATGTCCCTGCAGTTTTTACTGATTATTGTGAAGAAGCTTGTCATCTTGCAGCAAGTTGCATAAAGACTGTAACTGGACGCCCTCTTAGATTACCT GTTCAATTAAATCCTTTCAGGCAGCCTATTGCCGTGGAAGACAGCGTGTTGTTGCTTCCATGCTACTCTAATTGCTTTCTTTTTGGTATATAA
- the LOC11411185 gene encoding two-component response regulator ARR5, which produces METNSVVSIGVDSQEVHVLAVDDSLVDRKVIERLLKISACKVTAVDSGIRALQFLGLVDEKETSESDAFVPGLKVDLVITDYCMPGMTGYELLKKIKESTTFRAIPVVIMSSENILPRIDRCLEEGAEDFIVKPVKLSDVKRLKGYMTTKEVNVGSQDTEVIVTNNVGNDNDGDGVGIGINNKRKLEEASDLSSSEPSISSSTLSSPSSSPSPSSSPLSSPDVLDSPIRRLKMTGTE; this is translated from the exons ATGGAGACAAACAGTGTTGTTTCTATTGGTGTTGATTCTCAAGAGGTTCATGTTTTGGCTGTTGATGATAGTCTTGTTGATAGAAAAGTTATTGAAAGGTTGCTCAAAATTTCAGCTTGTAAAG ttactGCAGTGGATAGTGGAATAAGAGCACTACAATTTCTGGGTTTGGTTGATGAGAAAGAGACTTCTGAATCTGATGCTTTTGTT CCGGGTTTAAAGGTGGATCTAGTAATTACAGATTATTGCATGCCAGGAATGACTGGTTATGAGTTGCTTAAGAAAATCAAG GAATCAACCACTTTTAGAGCAATTCCAGTAGTGATTATGTCTTCTGAAAATATCTTGCCACGCATTGACAG ATGTTTGGAGGAAGGTGCAGAGGATTTTATAGTGAAGCCAGTGAAATTATCTGACGTGAAACGTTTGAAGGGTTACATGACAACTAAGGAGGTTAATGTGGGAAGCCAAGACACTGAAGTTATCGTTACCAACAATGTTGGTAACGATAACGATGGTGATGGTGTAGGGATAGGTATCAACAACAAAAGGAAGTTAGAAGAAGCATCTGATCTATCATCATCTGAACCATCAATTTCATCATCGACActttcatcaccatcatcatcaccgtcACCTTCATCATCACCGTTGTCTTCACCCGACGTTCTTGATTCTCCAATCAGACGGCTTAAAATGACCGGCACCGAATGA